The proteins below are encoded in one region of Salmo salar chromosome ssa02, Ssal_v3.1, whole genome shotgun sequence:
- the LOC106590931 gene encoding zinc finger protein 180-like — IHQRIHTGEKPFTCTQCGKSFTTSGHLTLHQRTHTGEKSYICGQCGKSFTESSSLTQHQRIHTGEKPYSCAQCGKSFGQSGDLTVHQRIHTGEKPYSCDQCGNSFTQLSNLISHQRIHTGDKPYSCDQCGKSFTQPSNLTRHQRTHTGEKPYSCDQCGKFFFTSSHLKIHQRTHTGEKPHGCDQCGKSFVTSGQLTLHQRTHTGEKPYSCDQCGNSFSQLSNLISHQRTHTGEKPYSCVQCGKRYSD, encoded by the exons attcatcagagaatccacacaggagagaaaccttttacctgtactcaatgtgggaagagttttactacatctggccatctgactctacaccagagaacacacacaggagagaaatcttatatctgtggtcaatgtgggaagagttttactgagtctagcagtctgactcaacaccagagaatccacacaggagagaaaccttatagctgtgctcaatgtgggaagagttttggtcaatctggcgatctgacagtgcaccagagaatac acacaggagagaaaccttatagctgtgatcaatgtgggaacagttttactcagctaagcaACCTGATATcccaccagagaatacacactggagataaaccttatagctgtgatcaatgtgggaagagttttactcagccaaGCAACCTGAcacgacaccagagaacacacactggagagaaaccatatagctgtgatcaatgtgggaagtttttttttacatctagccatctgaagatacaccagagaacacacacaggagagaaacctcatggctgtgatcaatgtgggaagagttttgttacatctggccagctgactttacaccagagaacacacacaggagagaaaccttatagctgtgatcaatgtgggaacagTTTTTCTCAGCTAAgcaacctgatatcacaccagagaacacacacaggagagaaaccttatagctgtgttcaatgtgggaagagatactctgat